One Methanolinea sp. DNA window includes the following coding sequences:
- a CDS encoding HVO_0476 family zinc finger protein codes for MGGEIETYCPECSCETVHEILAGGRNPVGRCTECGDVHPVSPGREKKKLLVKAIVSDGATSRPGTVGMEEGEVCRVGDTFVAECGDEYTGVEVTSIEAGGTRTRKARAEEISTLWTRKVEEVPLRIAVHAGKTTVPLRVTVPGEDEFAVGETYSFGKKRIRISRIKIRNGGMLKKSGEKAEAKRIRRIFGYPA; via the coding sequence ATGGGAGGGGAGATCGAGACATACTGCCCGGAATGTTCCTGCGAAACGGTGCACGAGATCCTCGCGGGGGGCAGGAACCCCGTGGGGAGGTGCACCGAGTGCGGCGACGTCCACCCGGTGAGCCCGGGCAGGGAGAAGAAGAAGCTCCTCGTGAAGGCGATCGTGAGCGACGGCGCGACCTCCCGCCCGGGCACGGTCGGGATGGAGGAGGGGGAGGTCTGCAGGGTCGGGGACACCTTCGTCGCGGAATGCGGGGACGAGTACACCGGCGTCGAGGTCACGTCCATAGAGGCGGGCGGGACCCGCACGCGGAAGGCGAGGGCAGAGGAGATATCAACGCTATGGACGCGAAAGGTCGAGGAGGTCCCGCTGCGCATCGCGGTCCACGCGGGGAAGACCACGGTACCCCTCCGCGTCACCGTGCCGGGAGAGGACGAGTTTGCCGTGGGAGAGACGTATTCGTTCGGCAAGAAGAGGATCCGGATATCCCGGATAAAAATCCGGAACGGCGGGATGCTCAAGAAATCCGGCGAGAAGGCGGAAGCAAAGAGGATCAGGAGGATCTTTGGGTACCCGGCGTGA
- a CDS encoding valine--tRNA ligase, with amino-acid sequence MSSSLDLPKNYDHSEVERRWMGAWRDEANYFVHDPSRPKFVIDTPPPYPTGTFHIGNAFNWCYIDFIARYRRMRGDNVMFPQGWDCHGLPTEVKVEEIHGITKNDVPREEFRRMCRELTLENIEKMRRTLRRMGFSVDWSHEYITMFPEYYGKTQLSFLRMLAAGYIYQSEHPVNFCTRCETAIAFAEVHYEPRETTLNYFDFDGLEIATTRPELLAACVAVAVHPDDERYRGMAGRRLTVPIFGHSVPLITDPAVDPTFGSGAVMICTFGDKQDVHWWKQHGLDLRKAIDRQGRMTHIAGRYAGMKTTECRKAILEDMKRMEILTRQEPLEQRVGTCWRCKTPIEIMSERQWFVKIDPDAIMKAAREIRWIPEHMFLRMENWVSQMEWDWCISRQRIFATPIPVWFCNSCGEIVVPREDELPVDPTVDRPSRPCPRCGSTDFTGEEDVLDTWMDSSISVLNVTGWDGKNDPPLFPAELRPQGHDIIRTWAFYTILRSVALTGRRPWDTILINGMVLGEDGFKMSKSRGNVITPEEIIEKYGADALRQWAAAGAATGSDIMFSWNDVIAASRFQTKLWNIARFVILQLRRKPYDRDATPSVLADRWLLDCLAETVEEVTAAMDAYQFDRALKVIREFAWDVLADHYIELVKGRLYSDDPARDSACRVLETAIDTLCRLMAPFTPFFAEECYAHLGRGSVHAQPWPAPLPRDPEARRNGDVLAKVVAEVRRYKHEKGLALNAPMGRVSVFLAPFSDDAGDASRTLNAPVEWHTGQPHLEKTAGEIQFNMAVIGPALRKDAAAFMRAIRELPRERLFDPPRTVTVDGREIPVPENSFSVQCTYRLEGEQVDVRVVDGVIVTIHATP; translated from the coding sequence ATGTCGTCGTCTCTGGATCTCCCGAAGAACTACGATCATTCCGAGGTGGAAAGGCGCTGGATGGGCGCATGGCGGGACGAGGCAAACTACTTCGTCCATGACCCCAGCCGCCCGAAATTTGTCATCGACACGCCGCCCCCCTACCCGACGGGCACGTTCCACATCGGCAATGCATTCAACTGGTGCTACATCGATTTCATCGCCCGGTACAGGAGGATGAGGGGCGACAACGTCATGTTCCCGCAGGGCTGGGACTGCCACGGTCTCCCCACCGAGGTGAAGGTCGAAGAGATCCACGGGATCACGAAGAACGACGTTCCCCGCGAGGAGTTCAGGAGGATGTGCCGCGAGCTCACCCTCGAAAACATCGAGAAGATGAGGCGGACACTCCGGCGGATGGGTTTCTCCGTGGACTGGAGCCACGAGTACATCACGATGTTCCCCGAGTACTACGGGAAGACCCAGCTCTCGTTCCTGCGCATGCTCGCCGCGGGGTACATCTACCAGAGCGAGCACCCCGTCAATTTCTGCACCCGCTGCGAGACGGCGATCGCTTTCGCCGAGGTCCACTACGAGCCGAGGGAGACCACCCTCAACTACTTTGACTTCGACGGGCTGGAGATCGCGACGACCCGACCCGAGCTGCTCGCGGCATGCGTGGCAGTGGCGGTGCACCCGGACGACGAGCGGTACAGGGGCATGGCAGGCAGGCGCCTGACAGTCCCGATATTCGGCCACAGCGTCCCCCTCATCACGGATCCCGCCGTGGATCCCACGTTCGGGTCGGGGGCGGTGATGATATGCACGTTCGGCGACAAGCAGGACGTGCACTGGTGGAAGCAGCACGGGCTCGACCTGCGGAAGGCAATCGACAGGCAGGGGCGGATGACGCACATCGCGGGGAGATACGCGGGGATGAAGACGACGGAGTGCCGGAAGGCCATCCTCGAGGACATGAAGAGGATGGAGATCCTCACCCGGCAGGAACCCCTCGAGCAGCGGGTCGGCACGTGCTGGAGGTGCAAGACGCCGATCGAGATAATGAGCGAGCGGCAGTGGTTCGTGAAGATCGACCCGGATGCAATCATGAAGGCCGCGCGGGAGATAAGGTGGATCCCCGAGCACATGTTCCTGCGGATGGAGAACTGGGTCTCGCAGATGGAGTGGGACTGGTGCATCTCCCGCCAGCGCATCTTTGCGACCCCTATCCCCGTATGGTTCTGCAACTCGTGCGGGGAGATCGTCGTCCCGCGGGAGGACGAACTCCCGGTGGATCCCACCGTCGACCGGCCCTCGCGGCCGTGCCCAAGGTGCGGCTCGACGGACTTCACCGGGGAAGAAGACGTCCTCGACACGTGGATGGACTCCTCCATCTCCGTCCTGAACGTCACGGGGTGGGACGGGAAGAACGATCCCCCCCTCTTCCCCGCCGAACTCCGCCCCCAGGGGCACGATATCATCAGGACGTGGGCATTCTACACGATCCTCCGGTCAGTCGCCCTCACGGGCCGGCGCCCGTGGGACACGATACTCATCAACGGGATGGTCCTCGGGGAAGACGGGTTCAAGATGAGCAAGAGCCGCGGGAACGTGATCACCCCAGAGGAGATCATCGAGAAGTACGGAGCAGATGCACTCCGCCAGTGGGCCGCGGCAGGTGCGGCAACCGGGTCCGACATCATGTTCAGCTGGAACGACGTCATCGCGGCGTCGCGGTTCCAGACGAAGCTCTGGAACATCGCCCGGTTCGTCATCCTCCAGCTCCGGCGCAAGCCCTACGACCGCGACGCGACGCCATCCGTCCTTGCAGACCGGTGGCTCCTCGACTGCCTCGCGGAGACCGTGGAAGAGGTCACGGCGGCGATGGACGCGTACCAGTTCGACCGTGCCCTCAAGGTCATCCGCGAGTTCGCGTGGGACGTCCTCGCCGACCACTACATCGAGCTCGTCAAGGGGAGGCTCTACTCCGATGACCCCGCGAGGGACAGCGCGTGCAGGGTCCTCGAAACCGCAATCGACACCCTCTGCAGGCTCATGGCCCCCTTCACCCCGTTCTTTGCGGAGGAGTGCTACGCGCACCTCGGCAGGGGGAGTGTCCACGCGCAGCCTTGGCCCGCACCCCTCCCCCGGGACCCCGAGGCACGACGGAACGGCGACGTCCTCGCGAAGGTCGTTGCCGAGGTCCGGCGCTACAAGCACGAGAAGGGGTTGGCCCTCAATGCACCGATGGGCCGCGTGTCGGTCTTCCTCGCGCCGTTCTCAGACGACGCGGGAGACGCGTCGCGGACGCTGAATGCACCCGTGGAATGGCACACGGGCCAGCCCCACCTCGAGAAGACCGCCGGCGAGATCCAGTTCAACATGGCGGTGATCGGTCCTGCGCTCCGCAAGGACGCGGCGGCGTTCATGAGGGCGATACGGGAACTGCCGCGGGAACGCCTCTTCGACCCTCCAAGGACTGTCACGGTCGATGGCCGGGAGATCCCCGTCCCTGAAAATTCATTCTCGGTCCAGTGCACGTACCGGCTCGAGGGAGAACAGGTCGACGTCAGGGTCGTCGACGGCGTGATCGTGACGATCCATGCCACTCCCTGA
- a CDS encoding CBS domain-containing protein produces the protein MDKKKVRDYMTYDVVTVDAGGTVSEVMEKIRDTGHDGFPVVEGKEVVGYVAARDILFSSPDTPVREVMSKRLIVADPDMSINDAARVIFRSGIQKLPVVDEHNHLLGIISNTDVIRSQIEHVSPEKVFNFISTLRTLHGVVPELKREVVQIEKLLPTQSRIYEDELEGRIYEIKKGLAEPLIVVRKPGRLILVDGHHRAIAARKLGIKALDAYVIEINEDIELGMERTARAMNLRSLDDIQILDYARHPLVAITHRLVRRG, from the coding sequence ATGGACAAGAAGAAGGTCCGGGACTACATGACCTACGACGTCGTGACCGTCGACGCGGGGGGTACCGTGAGCGAGGTCATGGAGAAGATCCGCGATACCGGTCACGACGGTTTTCCCGTGGTGGAAGGGAAGGAAGTGGTCGGATACGTGGCGGCCCGCGACATCCTCTTCAGTTCCCCTGACACCCCCGTCCGGGAAGTCATGTCAAAGAGGCTCATCGTCGCGGACCCCGACATGAGCATCAACGATGCAGCCCGGGTCATCTTCAGGTCGGGGATCCAGAAACTCCCCGTCGTCGACGAACACAACCACCTCCTCGGGATCATCTCGAACACGGACGTGATCCGGTCCCAGATCGAGCACGTCTCCCCGGAGAAAGTCTTCAATTTCATCTCCACCTTGCGGACACTCCACGGCGTTGTGCCCGAGCTGAAGAGGGAGGTCGTCCAGATAGAGAAACTCCTCCCCACGCAGTCCCGGATCTACGAGGACGAGCTCGAGGGGAGAATATACGAGATAAAGAAGGGCCTCGCGGAACCCCTCATCGTCGTGAGGAAACCCGGTCGCCTCATCCTCGTGGACGGACACCACCGCGCGATCGCCGCGCGGAAGCTGGGAATAAAGGCCCTCGACGCGTACGTTATCGAGATAAACGAGGACATAGAGCTCGGGATGGAGAGGACGGCGAGGGCGATGAACCTCCGGTCCCTCGATGACATCCAGATACTCGACTACGCGCGCCACCCGCTCGTCGCGATCACTCACCGCCTCGTCCGGAGGGGCTAG
- a CDS encoding Hsp20/alpha crystallin family protein has protein sequence MVFRRRYPFSWMLRDFEEMLAEMENRFWGTGGRFLPSAGVADRFLPAIRGEFRVDVREHDDEIMVVADLPGVDKEDISITLLSPNLLEIACERRSDKEEKDEGYYVRERLYGSMSRTVALPHDVTDKGATASFKNGVLEVRLKKSKEERGSRIKIE, from the coding sequence ATGGTATTCAGAAGGAGGTATCCGTTCAGCTGGATGCTCCGGGACTTTGAAGAGATGCTCGCGGAGATGGAGAACCGGTTCTGGGGGACCGGTGGACGTTTCCTCCCGTCGGCAGGGGTTGCTGACAGGTTCCTCCCCGCCATCAGGGGAGAATTCAGGGTCGACGTGCGGGAGCACGATGACGAGATCATGGTCGTCGCCGACCTCCCGGGCGTGGACAAGGAGGACATTTCAATTACGCTCCTGAGCCCGAACCTCCTCGAGATCGCCTGCGAGAGGCGGTCTGACAAGGAGGAGAAGGACGAGGGGTACTATGTCCGGGAGAGGCTGTACGGTTCCATGTCCCGTACCGTTGCCCTGCCCCACGACGTGACGGACAAGGGGGCGACCGCGAGCTTCAAGAACGGTGTCCTCGAGGTCCGGCTGAAGAAATCCAAGGAGGAGAGGGGGAGCCGGATCAAGATCGAGTGA
- the tmk gene encoding dTMP kinase — protein sequence MVLVTLEGIDGSGKTTLLSALEKSLSDLSPVITREPGATWIGDQVRRAIAERIDPVAEALLFAADHAAHLASVIRPALAEGRLVISDRYTDSRYAYQSATLEGIVPDPLGWLKSVHDGWTVPPDRTVLLVLPVREALARKAGAGRREHFEDSALLERVQENYLELAQREPSRFLVVDAAQPAEKIHSLVSAAVREWHGSSRSRRRRP from the coding sequence ATGGTCCTAGTCACGCTCGAGGGGATCGACGGGAGCGGCAAGACCACCCTCCTCTCCGCGCTCGAAAAGTCCCTCTCGGACCTCTCCCCCGTGATCACCCGGGAGCCGGGGGCGACCTGGATCGGGGACCAGGTGAGGAGGGCAATCGCCGAGAGGATCGACCCCGTCGCCGAGGCCCTCCTCTTTGCCGCGGACCACGCCGCCCACCTCGCGTCGGTCATCCGCCCCGCCCTCGCGGAAGGGCGCCTCGTCATCTCCGACAGGTACACGGACAGCAGGTACGCGTACCAGTCCGCGACGCTCGAGGGAATCGTCCCGGACCCGCTGGGGTGGCTCAAGTCCGTCCACGACGGCTGGACTGTACCGCCCGACAGGACGGTCCTCCTCGTCCTTCCGGTCAGGGAAGCGCTCGCCCGGAAGGCGGGCGCGGGCAGGCGGGAACACTTCGAGGATTCCGCCCTCCTCGAGCGCGTGCAGGAGAATTACCTAGAGCTCGCGCAACGGGAACCTTCCCGGTTCCTCGTCGTCGACGCCGCGCAACCGGCGGAAAAGATCCACTCCCTCGTCTCTGCCGCGGTCAGGGAGTGGCATGGATCGTCACGATCACGCCGTCGACGACCCTGA
- a CDS encoding thioredoxin family protein, whose amino-acid sequence MTTRILYFFQEGCMACHEQEPILAEVESATNLRADRINPLRDRAYISKYRLSVTPTIVIERDGQEVARFEGLVHREQLEEAIRKVTPGTQRSS is encoded by the coding sequence ATGACAACTCGGATCCTCTACTTTTTTCAGGAAGGGTGCATGGCCTGCCACGAGCAGGAGCCCATCCTCGCGGAGGTCGAATCGGCCACGAATCTCCGTGCTGACCGGATAAACCCCTTAAGAGACAGGGCGTACATCTCCAAGTACCGGCTCTCGGTGACCCCCACGATCGTGATCGAGCGGGACGGACAGGAGGTCGCCCGGTTCGAGGGGCTCGTGCACAGGGAACAGCTCGAGGAGGCGATCCGGAAAGTCACGCCGGGTACCCAAAGATCCTCCTGA
- a CDS encoding TIGR00297 family protein, translated as MLNRMGERLATVLVLSFILLAPFIQPPWLLAVMVVLCAFVMYLIPRTRLLSVALVPIAILFGLSILSLFVFSCTLAILVTGEVVFHGSSNRIRPYIAQVVSGLAACLLVSAYLGTWAPLVVIFGIVVAVLLKAILRRREDTLMIEALGVAMTMFLIDELNYSADLALIAFAVVIAFSFGYFSYRTGTADVSGLFSGALIGIILIVFGDIRWFIVMLAFFILGSASTKYMWDYKLQLGIEQPRGGARGYLNVFANGSVSAASAVLWGVSGSPVFLALFLGSVATAAADTVASEIGVTGGEPYLITTFEKVSPGTNGGVSLKGELVSLASALTISLTALALGIVDVPVALAGTLGGFIGTNIDSLVGALLENPGYVGNAGTNFIATLGGGVASVAIAVVLWSLA; from the coding sequence ATGCTCAACCGGATGGGAGAGCGGCTCGCGACCGTGCTCGTCCTCTCCTTCATTCTCCTCGCACCCTTCATCCAGCCCCCGTGGCTCCTCGCCGTCATGGTGGTGCTGTGCGCCTTCGTGATGTACCTCATACCGCGAACGAGGCTCCTTTCGGTCGCCCTCGTCCCCATCGCCATCCTCTTCGGCCTCTCCATCCTCTCCCTCTTCGTGTTCTCATGCACGCTCGCCATCCTCGTGACGGGCGAGGTGGTATTCCACGGGAGCAGCAACAGGATCCGCCCCTACATCGCCCAGGTAGTCTCCGGCCTCGCGGCGTGCCTCCTCGTCTCGGCGTACCTCGGCACGTGGGCACCACTCGTCGTCATCTTCGGGATAGTGGTCGCGGTCCTCCTCAAGGCGATCCTGCGCAGGAGGGAAGACACCCTCATGATAGAGGCGCTCGGTGTCGCGATGACGATGTTCCTCATCGACGAGCTCAACTACAGCGCGGACCTCGCGCTCATCGCGTTCGCGGTGGTCATCGCGTTCAGTTTCGGGTACTTCTCCTACAGGACAGGGACGGCGGACGTGAGCGGCCTCTTCTCCGGCGCACTCATCGGGATCATCCTCATCGTCTTTGGGGACATCCGGTGGTTCATCGTGATGCTCGCCTTCTTCATCCTCGGCTCCGCGAGCACGAAGTACATGTGGGATTACAAGCTCCAGCTCGGGATCGAGCAGCCGCGCGGGGGTGCGAGGGGATACCTCAACGTCTTTGCCAATGGGAGCGTCTCGGCCGCGTCCGCGGTCCTCTGGGGGGTGAGCGGGTCGCCGGTCTTCCTCGCGCTCTTCCTCGGGAGCGTAGCGACGGCCGCGGCAGACACGGTCGCAAGCGAGATAGGCGTGACGGGTGGCGAGCCGTACCTCATCACGACGTTTGAAAAGGTGAGTCCCGGGACCAACGGGGGCGTCTCGCTCAAGGGGGAGCTCGTCTCCCTCGCGAGTGCGCTTACAATCTCGCTGACCGCGCTCGCCCTCGGCATCGTCGACGTCCCTGTCGCGCTTGCGGGAACACTCGGGGGTTTCATAGGGACGAACATCGACAGCCTCGTCGGAGCGCTCCTCGAGAACCCAGGGTACGTCGGGAACGCGGGGACGAACTTCATCGCGACGCTCGGCGGCGGGGTCGCCTCGGTCGCGATCGCGGTCGTCCTCTGGAGCCTCGCGTAG
- a CDS encoding ArsR family transcriptional regulator produces MLDRVEVARLLDILGNRNRRRIIDLLRQKPCFVTEISDRLMLSPKAVIEHLQIMEREEILSFRMDERRRKYYYLANDIDVMIRLLKRDHAPVTAKDEFQKLRSALLQLRKMIETREELVENLKNLEEDIDRQIREISLLGKATLGNDLQTDILISLAHCDLSREELSDLTDAPPDAVSDNLEILKGKHIIEQAGETYRLCGSNAQY; encoded by the coding sequence ATGCTCGACCGGGTAGAGGTCGCAAGGCTCCTCGACATCCTTGGAAACCGGAACCGGAGGCGGATCATCGATCTCCTGAGGCAGAAACCCTGTTTTGTGACGGAGATTTCCGACAGGTTGATGCTCTCGCCGAAAGCGGTCATCGAGCACCTCCAGATAATGGAGAGGGAGGAGATACTCTCCTTCCGGATGGACGAGAGGCGGCGGAAGTACTACTACCTCGCAAACGACATCGACGTGATGATCCGCCTCCTCAAGCGTGACCACGCGCCGGTCACCGCGAAGGACGAGTTCCAGAAACTCCGGTCGGCCCTCCTGCAGCTGCGCAAGATGATCGAGACGCGCGAGGAGCTCGTGGAAAACCTAAAGAACCTCGAGGAAGACATCGACAGGCAGATCAGGGAGATCAGCCTCCTCGGCAAGGCAACGCTCGGGAACGACCTCCAGACAGACATCCTCATAAGCCTCGCCCACTGCGACCTCTCCCGCGAGGAGCTCTCTGACCTCACGGACGCCCCGCCCGATGCCGTGTCCGATAACCTTGAGATACTGAAGGGGAAACATATCATCGAGCAGGCCGGAGAGACGTACCGCCTGTGTGGTTCCAATGCCCAGTACTGA
- the guaB gene encoding IMP dehydrogenase: MFTEKLDAPLALTFDDVLLVPASSRVEPNEADTRTFFSRNIPMNIPLVSAAMDTVTESAMAIALAREGGIGVIHRNMSPEQEVAEVLRVKESEQLIERKVLSVGPEMSVAEVERLMVEHGIGGVPVVEDGKIVGIVSRRDVRGIAARRGSESVRAIMTREPITASEDISMEQALEIMYTNKVERLPVVDSSGRLIGIITMQDILEKKQYPNATRDREKRLRVAAAVGPFDFERAIRLDECGADALVVDCAHGHNQNVVRSVRDIKGSVKADVIAGNIATARAAEDLMDTVDGLKVGIGPGSICTTRIVAGVGIPQVTAIATVADAIRGTGIPLIADGGIRYSGDVAKAIAAGADSVMIGSLFAGTDESPGRIITMKGRRYKQYRGMGSLGAMSGGVSSDRYFQKREIGKTKFVPEGVEGVTPYVGSVSEVVYQLVGGLKAAMGYTGSQTIREMHEKTTFVRITAAGHTESHPHNILITDEAPNYRITD; this comes from the coding sequence ATGTTCACGGAGAAGCTCGATGCGCCCCTCGCCCTCACGTTCGACGACGTCCTGCTCGTCCCGGCATCGTCCCGCGTCGAGCCAAACGAGGCAGACACGCGGACGTTTTTCTCCCGCAATATCCCGATGAACATCCCCCTCGTGAGCGCGGCGATGGATACCGTGACGGAGTCCGCGATGGCGATCGCACTCGCGAGGGAGGGGGGGATAGGCGTCATCCACAGGAACATGTCCCCCGAGCAGGAGGTCGCCGAGGTCCTCCGCGTCAAGGAGTCAGAGCAGCTCATCGAGAGGAAGGTCCTCTCCGTCGGCCCTGAGATGAGCGTCGCAGAGGTCGAGCGCCTCATGGTCGAGCACGGGATCGGTGGTGTCCCCGTCGTCGAGGACGGGAAGATCGTGGGGATCGTGAGCAGGAGGGACGTGCGGGGGATCGCGGCGCGCCGCGGGAGCGAGAGCGTGCGGGCCATCATGACGAGGGAACCCATCACGGCGAGCGAGGACATCTCCATGGAGCAGGCCCTCGAGATCATGTACACGAACAAGGTCGAACGCCTCCCGGTGGTCGATTCTTCGGGGCGGCTCATCGGGATCATCACGATGCAGGACATCCTCGAGAAGAAGCAGTACCCCAACGCGACCCGCGACAGGGAAAAGAGGCTCCGGGTGGCCGCGGCCGTCGGCCCGTTCGACTTCGAGAGGGCAATCAGGCTCGACGAGTGCGGTGCGGATGCCCTCGTCGTCGACTGCGCCCACGGGCACAACCAGAACGTGGTCAGGTCCGTTAGGGACATCAAGGGGAGCGTGAAGGCAGACGTGATCGCGGGGAACATCGCGACCGCCCGCGCCGCGGAGGACCTGATGGACACCGTGGACGGCCTCAAGGTCGGGATTGGCCCCGGGTCGATCTGCACGACCCGCATCGTCGCGGGCGTGGGGATCCCGCAGGTGACCGCGATCGCGACGGTCGCGGACGCGATCAGGGGAACGGGCATCCCCCTCATCGCGGACGGCGGGATCCGGTACAGCGGTGACGTCGCGAAGGCCATCGCTGCCGGCGCGGACTCGGTGATGATAGGGAGCCTCTTTGCGGGAACCGACGAGTCCCCCGGGCGGATCATCACGATGAAGGGACGGCGGTACAAGCAGTACAGGGGGATGGGGTCACTCGGCGCGATGAGCGGCGGTGTCTCGAGTGACAGGTACTTCCAGAAGAGGGAGATCGGGAAGACGAAGTTCGTCCCCGAGGGTGTCGAGGGCGTGACCCCGTACGTGGGGAGCGTCTCGGAGGTCGTGTACCAGCTCGTCGGGGGGCTGAAGGCAGCGATGGGCTACACCGGCTCCCAGACGATACGGGAGATGCACGAGAAGACGACCTTCGTCAGAATCACGGCCGCGGGTCACACCGAGAGCCACCCCCACAACATCCTCATCACCGACGAGGCCCCGAACTACCGGATAACGGACTGA
- a CDS encoding HisA/HisF-related TIM barrel protein codes for MDLFLAIDLKGGLVVHGSSGQREKYRPLTWGLSPTAEPEGYVRNLSPRKIYVADLDRIAGTGDNTGTALALARMVRGCLLDRGAHGPGDFLHDPFVTDVASTESSRVDLSLYPSGFLSVDIREGRVIPSGADPRTILSEADSWNFSGAIVLDVGAVGTGRGLDLPLLGRLRGAYGRTLLYGGGIAGAADLDTLASIGFDGAIVSTAVHRGQVPVGAVRRGRWS; via the coding sequence ATGGACCTGTTCCTCGCGATTGACCTGAAGGGTGGACTCGTGGTCCACGGGTCATCCGGCCAAAGGGAGAAGTACCGTCCCCTCACGTGGGGGCTCTCCCCGACGGCGGAACCCGAAGGCTACGTGAGGAACCTCTCCCCGCGGAAAATCTACGTCGCGGACCTCGACAGGATCGCGGGGACCGGCGACAACACGGGGACGGCGCTCGCGCTCGCGAGGATGGTCCGCGGGTGCCTCCTCGACCGCGGGGCTCACGGCCCCGGGGACTTCCTGCACGATCCCTTCGTGACCGACGTCGCGTCGACGGAGTCGTCGCGGGTCGACCTCTCCCTGTACCCTTCGGGATTCCTCTCGGTCGACATCCGGGAGGGGAGGGTGATCCCCTCCGGGGCAGATCCGCGGACCATACTCTCGGAGGCCGATTCGTGGAACTTCTCGGGCGCGATCGTCCTTGACGTCGGCGCTGTCGGGACGGGGAGGGGCCTTGACCTCCCGCTGCTCGGGAGGCTCCGCGGAGCGTATGGGAGGACACTCCTTTACGGCGGGGGCATCGCCGGAGCGGCAGACCTCGACACACTCGCCTCAATCGGTTTCGACGGGGCGATCGTCTCCACCGCGGTCCACAGGGGGCAGGTCCCGGTCGGTGCGGTGAGGAGGGGCAGATGGTCCTAG
- a CDS encoding (5-formylfuran-3-yl)methyl phosphate synthase yields MQLLVSPRDIDEAKRSLAADIIDVKNPAEGSLGANFPWVIRTIKALAAKPVSAAIGDFDFKPGCAALAAYGAACAGADYVKVGLMFDGASRAAELIRAVVRAVKDEFPEKKVVVASYSDYSRLGTISPLEVAPLAAREGADVAMVDTGIKDGKSTLSFMGEGELAEFCAVNRRSGLQTAIAGSLSFDDLPAIRRIGPDIIGVRGMVCGGDRSSGIREELVERLARMVH; encoded by the coding sequence ATGCAATTGCTGGTCAGCCCGAGGGACATCGACGAAGCGAAACGTTCTCTTGCCGCTGATATCATCGACGTGAAAAATCCCGCAGAAGGATCACTCGGAGCGAACTTCCCCTGGGTTATCAGGACCATCAAGGCACTCGCGGCAAAGCCAGTCAGTGCAGCGATAGGAGACTTCGATTTCAAACCCGGCTGTGCCGCGCTTGCCGCGTACGGGGCCGCGTGCGCCGGCGCCGACTACGTGAAAGTGGGGCTGATGTTCGACGGCGCGTCGCGGGCCGCAGAGCTCATCAGGGCCGTTGTCAGGGCCGTCAAGGACGAATTCCCCGAAAAGAAGGTCGTCGTCGCGAGCTACTCCGATTACTCCCGCCTCGGGACCATCTCCCCCCTCGAGGTCGCACCCCTCGCCGCGAGGGAGGGGGCCGACGTGGCCATGGTCGACACGGGGATAAAGGACGGGAAGAGCACCCTCTCCTTCATGGGCGAGGGGGAACTCGCGGAGTTCTGCGCGGTGAACAGGAGATCCGGTCTCCAGACGGCAATCGCGGGATCGCTTTCCTTCGACGACCTCCCGGCCATCAGGCGAATCGGCCCGGACATCATCGGTGTCAGGGGGATGGTCTGTGGCGGGGATCGGTCGTCTGGGATAAGGGAAGAACTCGTGGAGAGACTTGCGCGGATGGTGCACTGA